The following coding sequences lie in one Oryza brachyantha chromosome 10, ObraRS2, whole genome shotgun sequence genomic window:
- the LOC102702249 gene encoding uncharacterized protein LOC102702249 isoform X3: MAPQLQGGCYAVSSWPRLPRLPPWPCVASYSSHTQRRRALRLLPPQRRCVAVRVVAEAAPSLALGPEGRVAGAKEHVRFFAADLEGVPGHRRQEEDEEEAVDERERLRRMRISKANKGNTPWNKGRKHSPETLQRIRERTRIAMQDPKVKSC, encoded by the exons ATGGCGCCGCAGCTGCAGGGCGGCTGCTACGCGGTCTCCTCCTGGCCCCGCCTCCCGCGGCTGCCCCCCTGGCCCTGCGTCGCCTCCTACTCCTCCCACACGCAGAGGCGACGGGCGCTACGCCTCCTGCCGCCGCAGCGCCGGTGCGTGGCTGTCCGGGTGGTCGCGGAGGCTGCTCCGTCCCTGGCCCTGGGCCCGGAGGGCCGCGTCGCGGGGGCAAAGGAACACGTGCGGTTTTTTGCGGCGGATCTGGAGGGGGTTCCGGGGCATcggcggcaggaggaggatgaggaggaagcTGTGGACGAGAGGGAGAGGTTGAGGCGGATGCGGATCTCCAAGGCGAACAAGGGGAACACGCCGTGGAACAAGGGCAGGAAGCACAGCCCAG AGACGCTGCAGAGGATTCGGGAGAGAACGAGGATTGCGATGCAGGACCCCAAGGTGAAGTCAT GTTAA
- the LOC102702249 gene encoding uncharacterized protein LOC102702249 isoform X1: protein MAPQLQGGCYAVSSWPRLPRLPPWPCVASYSSHTQRRRALRLLPPQRRCVAVRVVAEAAPSLALGPEGRVAGAKEHVRFFAADLEGVPGHRRQEEDEEEAVDERERLRRMRISKANKGNTPWNKGRKHSPETLQRIRERTRIAMQDPKVKKKLMNLGHAQSEETRIKISMGVRRGWNLRLQKLMIQDGCFVEWRDMIADAARKGFAGGISLQWNSYKILTEQMRQEWVEKLQKRRSMPRPTGNRRAPKSPEQRRKIAEAIAAKWLDKEYRERVCSGIASYHGSSSGTKVPRKPRSSREPGAKRDTTRKKPIQSRSAGLEDEYVIAPTVKRKKSATPYKDPMAVEKLEMITKIRAQRAAVEIERKEAINRARSLIAEAEKAANALETVASTSPFAHASLIEARKLVTEARLSLQQVDDEGPADISDDASQGTGMCELHNHDLANQNDVIKQENKPINGMKLPPSNINGTDFYFDVSTLNETNHLRDYQRIENSMERAYLLPSASSAIQDVNGNRRIKDFNAHQLMVDESITIDQIASEAAENYPDEPQEEEDGTSPEQKSKMRWVRGRLVEVDE from the exons ATGGCGCCGCAGCTGCAGGGCGGCTGCTACGCGGTCTCCTCCTGGCCCCGCCTCCCGCGGCTGCCCCCCTGGCCCTGCGTCGCCTCCTACTCCTCCCACACGCAGAGGCGACGGGCGCTACGCCTCCTGCCGCCGCAGCGCCGGTGCGTGGCTGTCCGGGTGGTCGCGGAGGCTGCTCCGTCCCTGGCCCTGGGCCCGGAGGGCCGCGTCGCGGGGGCAAAGGAACACGTGCGGTTTTTTGCGGCGGATCTGGAGGGGGTTCCGGGGCATcggcggcaggaggaggatgaggaggaagcTGTGGACGAGAGGGAGAGGTTGAGGCGGATGCGGATCTCCAAGGCGAACAAGGGGAACACGCCGTGGAACAAGGGCAGGAAGCACAGCCCAG AGACGCTGCAGAGGATTCGGGAGAGAACGAGGATTGCGATGCAGGACCCCAAG GTTAAGAAAAAGTTGATGAATCTGGGACATGCACAGAG TGAGGAGACAAGAATAAAGATATCTATGGGAGTGAGGCGAGGATGGAATTTGCGTTTACAGAAGTTAATGATTCAGGATGGTTGCTTTGTGGAGTGGCGAGACATGATAGCAGATGCAGCTAGGAAGGGCTTTGCTGGTGGAATCTCCCTCCAATGGAATTCATATAAAATCTTGACAGAGCAGATGCGGCAGGAGTGGGTGGAAAAGCTTCAGAAAAGGAGATCAATGCCTCGGCCAACAGGTAATAGACGAGCACCAAAATCTCCTGAacagaggaggaaaattgcaGAAGCCATTGCTGCGAAGTGGCTTGATAAA GAATACCGTGAACGCGTATGCAGTGGAATTGCTAGCTACCATGGATCATCTTCTGGAACTAAAGTACCACGAAAACCAAGGTCTTCCAGAGAACCTGGTGCTAAGAGAGATACCACGAGAAAGAAACCTATTCAATCCAGATCTGCTGGGTTAGAGGATGAATATGTAATAGCTCCAACAGTTAAGAGAAAGAAGAGTGCAACTCCATACAAAGATCCAATGGCTGTTGAAAAACTAGAGATGATAACGAAGATTCGGGCTCAAAGGGCAGCAGTGGAAATAGAAAGGAAAGAAGCTATTAACAGGGCTAG GTCACTCATTGCAGAAGCTGAGAAGGCTGCAAATGCTCTTGAAACTGTCGCGTCTACAAGCCCTTTTGCTCACGCATCACTTATAGAAGCTAGAAAGCTTGTTACAGAGGCTAGATTATCTCTACAACAAGTTGATGATGAAGGTCCTGCAGATATTTCTGATGATGCATCACAAGGCACAGGTATGTGTGAATTGCACAACCATGACTTGGCAAATCAAAATGACGTGATCAAGCAAGAGAATAAACCAATCAATGGGATGAAACTTCCTCCAAGCAATATCAATGGCACGGATTTCTATTTTGATGTGTCGACTCTCAATGAAACAAATCATCTTAGAGATTATCAGAGAATAGAAAATTCCATGGAAAGAGCCTATCTTCTTCCTTCCGCTTCTTCAGCTATTCAAGATGTGAATGGAAATCGCAGGATTAAAGATTTTAATGCCCATCAATTAATGGTGGATGAATCAATAACAATTGACCAAATTGCATCTGAAGCAGCAGAAAATTATCCCGATGAGCcacaggaagaagaagatggcaCCTCACCAGAGCAGAAGTCTAAAATGAGGTGGGTACGTGGGCGACTAGTTGAAGTGGATGAATAA
- the LOC102702249 gene encoding uncharacterized protein LOC102702249 isoform X2: MNLGHAQSEETRIKISMGVRRGWNLRLQKLMIQDGCFVEWRDMIADAARKGFAGGISLQWNSYKILTEQMRQEWVEKLQKRRSMPRPTGNRRAPKSPEQRRKIAEAIAAKWLDKEYRERVCSGIASYHGSSSGTKVPRKPRSSREPGAKRDTTRKKPIQSRSAGLEDEYVIAPTVKRKKSATPYKDPMAVEKLEMITKIRAQRAAVEIERKEAINRARSLIAEAEKAANALETVASTSPFAHASLIEARKLVTEARLSLQQVDDEGPADISDDASQGTGMCELHNHDLANQNDVIKQENKPINGMKLPPSNINGTDFYFDVSTLNETNHLRDYQRIENSMERAYLLPSASSAIQDVNGNRRIKDFNAHQLMVDESITIDQIASEAAENYPDEPQEEEDGTSPEQKSKMRWVRGRLVEVDE; the protein is encoded by the exons ATGAATCTGGGACATGCACAGAG TGAGGAGACAAGAATAAAGATATCTATGGGAGTGAGGCGAGGATGGAATTTGCGTTTACAGAAGTTAATGATTCAGGATGGTTGCTTTGTGGAGTGGCGAGACATGATAGCAGATGCAGCTAGGAAGGGCTTTGCTGGTGGAATCTCCCTCCAATGGAATTCATATAAAATCTTGACAGAGCAGATGCGGCAGGAGTGGGTGGAAAAGCTTCAGAAAAGGAGATCAATGCCTCGGCCAACAGGTAATAGACGAGCACCAAAATCTCCTGAacagaggaggaaaattgcaGAAGCCATTGCTGCGAAGTGGCTTGATAAA GAATACCGTGAACGCGTATGCAGTGGAATTGCTAGCTACCATGGATCATCTTCTGGAACTAAAGTACCACGAAAACCAAGGTCTTCCAGAGAACCTGGTGCTAAGAGAGATACCACGAGAAAGAAACCTATTCAATCCAGATCTGCTGGGTTAGAGGATGAATATGTAATAGCTCCAACAGTTAAGAGAAAGAAGAGTGCAACTCCATACAAAGATCCAATGGCTGTTGAAAAACTAGAGATGATAACGAAGATTCGGGCTCAAAGGGCAGCAGTGGAAATAGAAAGGAAAGAAGCTATTAACAGGGCTAG GTCACTCATTGCAGAAGCTGAGAAGGCTGCAAATGCTCTTGAAACTGTCGCGTCTACAAGCCCTTTTGCTCACGCATCACTTATAGAAGCTAGAAAGCTTGTTACAGAGGCTAGATTATCTCTACAACAAGTTGATGATGAAGGTCCTGCAGATATTTCTGATGATGCATCACAAGGCACAGGTATGTGTGAATTGCACAACCATGACTTGGCAAATCAAAATGACGTGATCAAGCAAGAGAATAAACCAATCAATGGGATGAAACTTCCTCCAAGCAATATCAATGGCACGGATTTCTATTTTGATGTGTCGACTCTCAATGAAACAAATCATCTTAGAGATTATCAGAGAATAGAAAATTCCATGGAAAGAGCCTATCTTCTTCCTTCCGCTTCTTCAGCTATTCAAGATGTGAATGGAAATCGCAGGATTAAAGATTTTAATGCCCATCAATTAATGGTGGATGAATCAATAACAATTGACCAAATTGCATCTGAAGCAGCAGAAAATTATCCCGATGAGCcacaggaagaagaagatggcaCCTCACCAGAGCAGAAGTCTAAAATGAGGTGGGTACGTGGGCGACTAGTTGAAGTGGATGAATAA